A single genomic interval of Buteo buteo chromosome 20, bButBut1.hap1.1, whole genome shotgun sequence harbors:
- the SLC22A23 gene encoding solute carrier family 22 member 23 isoform X3 gives MAIDRRREAGGGGRPLPEENGSVPGAVGGGPAAAAPPGPPPANVAGAEIQAVPVPPPPPPAACSPLLLDYDGSVLPFLGGLGGGYQRTLVLLTWVPALFIGFSKFSDSFLLDQPDFWCREADGQGNWSGSLAPSHANHSGNGSIFPPPGLPTPAGGNASECDCHEWHYRIRAGLVQNVVSKEL, from the exons ATGGCGATAGACCGGCGCCGCGaagcgggcggcgggggccggccgCTGCCGGAGGAGAACGGCTCGGTGCCGGGAGCCGTGGGGGGGGGAcccgccgccgctgctcccCCCGGGCCGCCCCCCGCCAACGTCGCCGGGGCCGAGATCCAGGcggtgccggtgccgccgccgccgccgcccgccgcctgCAGCCCGCTGCTCCTCGACTACGACGGCTCGGTCCTGCCCTTCCTCGGGGGGCTGGGCGGCGGGTACCAGCGGACCCTGGTGCTGCTCACCTGGGTGCCGGCCCTCTTCATCGGCTTCAGCAAGTTCTCGGACTCCTTCCTCCTGGACCAGCCCGACTTTTGGTGCCGGGAGGCGGACGGGCAGGGCAACTGGAGCGGGTCCCTGGCGCCGAGCCACGCCAACCACAGCGGCAACGGCAGCATCTTCCCCCCGCCGGGGCTGCCCACCCCCGCGGGGGGCAACGCCAGCGAGTGCGACTGCCACGAGTGGCACTACCGCATCCGAGCCGGCCTCGTCCAAAACGTCGTGAGCAAG GAGCTCTGA